The following are encoded together in the Bos mutus isolate GX-2022 chromosome 3, NWIPB_WYAK_1.1, whole genome shotgun sequence genome:
- the GJB3 gene encoding gap junction beta-3 protein has product MDWKTLQALLSGVNKYSTAFGRIWLSVVFVFRVLVYVVAAERVWGDEQKDFDCNTKQPGCTNVCYDEFFPISNIRLWALQLIFVTCPSLLVILHVAYREERERRHRQKHGDQCTKLYDDTGKKHGGLWWTYLLSLVFKLLIEFLFLYLLHTLWYGFGMPRLVQCANVAPCPNTVDCYIARPTEKKLFTYFMVGASAVCIVLTFCEICYLIFHRVVRSLHRKRQPGGRGHAPSASRASTCRCHHKLLEAGDLSPDSHDNKLCASAPTMTPI; this is encoded by the coding sequence ATGGACTGGAAGACGCTCCAGGCTCTGCTGAGCGGAGTCAACAAGTACTCCACAGCCTTCGGGCGCATCTGGCTGTCCGTGGTGTTCGTCTTCCGCGTGCTGGTCTACGTGGTGGCCGCGGAGCGCGTGTGGGGGGACGAGCAGAAGGACTTTGACTGCAACACCAAGCAGCCGGGCTGCACCAACGTCTGCTACGACGAGTTCTTCCCCATCTCCAACATCCGCCTCTGGGCCCTGCAGCTCATCTTCGTCACGTGCCCGTCGCTGCTGGTCATCCTGCACGTGGCCTACCGCGAGGAGCGCGAGCGGCGGCACCGGCAGAAGCACGGCGACCAGTGCACCAAGCTCTACGACGACACGGGCAAGAAGCACGGCGGCCTCTGGTGGACCTACCTGCTGAGCCTCGTCTTCAAGCTCCTCATCGAATTCCTCTTCCTCTACTTGCTGCACACGCTCTGGTATGGCTTCGGCATGCCCCGCCTGGTGCAGTGCGCCAACGTGGCGCCCTGCCCCAACACCGTGGACTGCTACATCGCCCGGCCTACTGAGAAGAAGCTCTTCACCTACTTCATGGTGGGCGCCTCCGCCGTCTGCATCGTGCTCACCTTCTGCGAGATCTGCTACCTCATCTTCCACAGGGTCGTGCGAAGCCTTCACAGGAAGAGGCAGCCCGGGGGCCGCGGCCACGCCCCCTCCGCCAGCCGGGCCTCCACCTGCCGCTGCCACCACAAgctgctggaggctggggacctgaGCCCGGACTCCCACGACAACAAGCTGTGTGCTTCGGCTCCCACCATGACCCCCATCTGA